CCTTAGACCACCATAAGGTCCGGCCTGCGGGCGCCGGACGGGGCAGTCCGACGCCTGATCAGCCACAGGCCAAGAAGGCGCGGGAGCACTGGTGTCCGGTGCGACCGCCCAACGAGACGGATGAGGAGTAAAGCTCCTAAATTGAAGAGGTCCGCGATGGTGGACCAAAGCTTTGCCGAGGCCGCGTTGTGCATGCGCGAGCGATCCCGCAGCCTCGGCCCGAAAGCCGAGAAGGACACCGTGTGGTTTTTAGTCCGTGCAAGTCGGACATACCCCGGCGCTATGCCCCGGCGCCGGGCACGCGGAGGCGTTTTCCacacgagaaaaaaaaaaaaaaaaaaaaggttaggttaggttaggttaggttaggttggggaatcggcgagcacccctcgcctgagatggtccggcgggtccgcttgcgagggcaagcggaactcatgcggaggtgggaggcagacctggcgcgggcaacgtacggtgtacgcacagtggaggccctgcgccaggtcctggagagatggatgttgaggcggcgcaagcctctcaccttccgcatgacgcaggtgctcaccgggcatggctgcttcggtgagtacttgcaccgcgtggcccagcgggagaccgagccggtctgccacgattgtggcgaggctcgggacactgctcaacatgttctagagcagtgtcccaggtggagtcggcagcgccacgatctggtggcagtgctcggtggagtggatctgtcgctcccgagtgtcgtcaatgcgatgctcgggagtgacggagcctgggcggcagtggcctccttctgtgagactgttatgtcacagagggaggccgaggaaaggaaccgcgaggaccaccccctcgcggagccgatccgcagaaggcggacgggggtgcgacgcaggcgctaccttgcgcgcctgcaggcgcccccctaaatcggtgggactagtcccacccgacggcaggggtccaccaggtgtcggtgggcccctgagaatggtgagtccggtctctggcgaaagagaccggccagtcgctgaggcgtcttgtgttagatagatccgaggcgcctccctgtaaagcggccgatggcacccgcaggggtttagtgggtagtctgggctggatagcggcccaggagtcccacactcagtgcgtaaatgcattcccctgcgaaaacaaaaaaaaaaaaaaaaaaaaaaaaaaaaaaaaaaaaaaaaaaaaaaaaaaaaaaaaggttggtactgaggtgtgctaagtgtactgaggtgtgctaagtgtactgaggtgtgctaagtgtCCCGAGGTTGTGTCGAGTACAATTGAGGTGTTTTGGTGACTACTCTGTCATCAAGAGTTTTCTcttggtttatttttgtttttgacggGTTCAGTGTCTTGGCTCCTTCTGGAGTTGGGGCACTGGCAGGATCCTATTCTTCTTTACAAAAAGTAAGGTTGTGCTGTTGACCACAGCTACCAGACCGCTGGTGCGGGGTAGCTCAACTTTTTGTAACCAGGCAGGGGCCAGTTTCTGCCCCCTGTCTGTGGGTTTTTGCTTTGTTTTTGCCCTATTTGGGGCCAATAATTTGGTGTGGTCACGTCTGGCCCAATATGGGTAGGAACGTGGCCAAGTCTTCTAGGGGAAGATCTCTGACCCCAAGGGGGAAGAGAACTACCGGGGGGGGTAACGAGGTGGTGGTGAACGTAGAAGAGGGCGAGAAGACGGCAATCAGCCGGGCGGAGTCGCTCTATTTTTCGGACGGCGATTCGGACGGGTCTGTCTGGCTCCCGGACGTTATGATAGGCGGAAAGGAGCGGGGCCAAGCCCCAAAGAGGAAGGCTTCAGAGGACGTTGAAGAGGCGGAAAGGGCCTCTAACAAGCTTTCCTCCGCTTCGAGAGGCCGGGCTGCTCAACGCAGCTCCTATGCTGGTACGGCCGAAACCAAGGAGAGGCTTCGAGACCTCTCCGCGGACTACGCTCAATTCGAGCGCGAGCTGGAAATGGCCGGTACCAGCAAATATCTGAGGAGCAACGAGGAGAGCAGGAAGAGGTGCCTCGTTGACGAGCACCTCGAGGTTGTAAGGGCGGCAGCCCAAAAGGTCTTGGCGGAGGCCGGAAAAGCCGGCAACTTAAAGGGGACGGCATGGCGGGCCATGAACGAGGCCTGCCATGACATAATTGTGGCGGCCGGAAAAATCGAGGCGCAATGCGAGGAGTCGGAAGCTGTCCGCATACTCAGGGCGGATAATAAGAGGATGCGGGAGCAGCTTTCGCTCCTCCAGCAGGAGACGAAGGCCCTGCGCACGGCCTTTGCCGAGCGCACGTCGACGGCGCTGAACGAGGCCCAACCAGCGGTGGGTGCCCCCTCGCTGGAGGACATTAGGGGACTCCTTTCTGAATGGAAGGAGTCCTTTGAAAGGAACATGTTCCTCAAGTTGGGGGGCATGGTTAATGACCGCCTCAAGGAGGCCGAGAAAAGGGGCTTCTTGGCCCCTGAACCGATTATCCGGCCGCCTCTGGCAGCCGACAAGAAAAAGGAGGCTGAAAAGGAGGCTGAACCGTTGGTCCCAAAAACTGGGAAAAGCTATGCCGGTGCAGTTGCGGGGGCTACTCTAATGCCCCCGGCACGTCCTGGGCCTGCACCCAAGGCAACACCAGGTAAAAAGCAGCCCCAACAGGTGATGGTGCAGGCCCAGACACCTACTGGGCAACCTACTGAAGTACCTCCGCCTCAGGAAGGTGAACAAGGGTGGGCTGAGGTGGTCAAGAGGGGGAAAAAGAAGAGGAGCAAACCCTCCCCCTCTGCCCAGCCGGCGCCCACCCAAACGGAGGCCCCCAAGGCGAGCGCACAGCCGCCTAAAAAGATTAGGTTCACCCCACCTAAGACCTCGGCGGTGGTGGTGACTCTCAAGCCGGAATCCAAAATGGATTACCGATCGGTGATAACGAAGGCCACCACCATCGACCTTTCGTCGATAGGGGTGAACCACGTGTCGGCGGTTCGTGGCACGGCAACGGGGGCCCGAATTATCGAAATACCCGGAGCTAATAGCGGGGCTGCGGCGGACAGTCTCGCAGAAAAGCTCCGGGAGATCATCGGTAGCGAGGCGGAGGTGAAGAGGCCGTTTAAGGCGGCACAAATCAGGGTCTCCGGCCTTAATGAGGGAATAACGCCGGAGGCCCTAACTGAGGCCACAGCGAGGGCGGGAAAATGTCTACCGGGACAGGTCAGGGTGGGTAATATCCGTATGGCGCCGGACATGACGGCGTCGGTGATCATCACCTGCCCTGTGGCGGCTGCCAACGCCCTCATAGACGAGGGGCGTCTCCTCGTTGGTTGGACGGCCGCCAAGGTCAGGGGGCTGGAGGCCCTGCCCATGCGGTGTTTCCGGTGCATGGGCATAGGCCACACCAGAGCCCTCTGCCCGTCCCCGGTGGACAGGTCGGAGCTGTGCCATCGCTGTGGCAAAACAGGGCACATGTCTGCAGAGTGTGGGGCCAGCGAACCCTGGTGCGCGGTGTGTTACGCGCACAAGATGGTCGCCAAGCACATAATGGGCGGCCCCTCGTGCAATCCCCCGCGCACGCGGGGCAAACTGGCCCCCGCAAATAAGGGAGCCTCCGTGGGCGCCGCGATGGAGCACTAATGCCAGGCAGGCCTGCGCAACAGGTTGAGGTGTTGCAGGCCAATGTTAACCACTGCGCCCGTGCACAGGACCTCCTAGTCCAGCACGTGGCGGAGTGGGGCATTGGTGCTGCCGTCGTGGTGGAGCCGTATTGTGTCCCCCCCCTTCCTACTTGGATCGGAGACACGGACGGGCTGGTGGCAATCACCTCTCCCCGAACTGGAGATCGCCCACCCCTCTCGAGAATCGACTGCGGTCCGGGATACGCGGCGGCCAGGTGGGGAGAGTTTGCCATAGTTGCGGCATACTTCTCCCCCAATAGGCCGCTGCGGGCCTTCGAGGACTTTCTCGAGAGGGTGGGTGAGGTAATTGGGAGAGCGGCGCCAGCACCGGTGCTACTGGTGGGAGACCTCAACGCCAAGCACTCGGCGTGGGGCTCTCCCATCGACGATCCGAGGGGAGAGGCCCTGTACGATTGGGCTGTGGGTTTGGGGCTTGAAGTCCTAAACCGGGGCAACGTCGACACATGCGTGCGGCGGAACGGGGCGTCGATTGTCGACATATCCTTCGCGAGCCCCGTCATTGCCGCGCGTGTCGTGGACTGGCGTGTCCTGGAGGACGTGGAGACCCTCTCGGACCATAGGTACATCCGAATGGGGGTCTCCAACAGGCCCCAGCAACCCGTACAGGGCTTGAGGGGGCGGGACCGGGGGTTCCCAAGATGGTGTCTGGCCAGCCTCGACAGGGACCTGGCTGAGGAGGCGGCCATGACCGAGGCATGGACAAGACCCACACCAAGCCGTTCCCTTGGTGTGGATGAGAGGGCAACAGGCCTACGTGCGTCGCTTACGCGCATTTGCGACGCATCGATGAGGAGGTCCGGGCCGCCGGCTGCAAAAACGGCGGTTCACTGGTGGTCGGAAGAGATCGCTACTCTCCGATCCGCCAGTAACCGAGCCCGTCGCGAGTATACGCGTTGCAGACGGCGGCGTAATGTCGTGGAAGGAGAGGAGGCGCGGCTGCTCCTCGCTCTCCAGGAGGCCAAAAGGACCCTGTCGGCCGCGATAGCCAAGGCCAAGGACGACGCCTTTAAGGAGTTCTTGGCCACGCTCGACAGGGACCCATGGGGGAGGCCATACAGGACCGTACGCAATAAACTGCGATACGCCCCCCCCACGGCCTCCATAGAACCGGACCTCCTCAAACGGATCGTGGAGGGCCTGTTCCCCTCTGCTGAGGAGTTTGTCCCTCCGAGGATGTCGGCCCCTGAACGGGAGTCCACCACGGCGAGCGTGCCACCGGTGACGGACGAGGAGTTTGACTGGGGACTAAAGCGTCTGGAGGGCCGCAGAAAGGCCCCAGGCCCAGACGGAGTCCCTGGTCCCATACTCCCGGTGGCGGCGAAACACATTGGGAGCCGCCTCAGAGAGCTGTTCGACGACTGCTTGTCGACGGGGCGGTTCCCAAAGCCGTGGAAAGAAGGCCGGCTTGTCCTTATCAGGAAAGAAGGCCGGCCTGA
This genomic stretch from Plodia interpunctella isolate USDA-ARS_2022_Savannah chromosome 16, ilPloInte3.2, whole genome shotgun sequence harbors:
- the LOC128676529 gene encoding uncharacterized protein LOC128676529, with product MGRNVAKSSRGRSLTPRGKRTTGGGNEVVVNVEEGEKTAISRAESLYFSDGDSDGSVWLPDVMIGGKERGQAPKRKASEDVEEAERASNKLSSASRGRAAQRSSYAGTAETKERLRDLSADYAQFERELEMAGTSKYLRSNEESRKRCLVDEHLEVVRAAAQKVLAEAGKAGNLKGTAWRAMNEACHDIIVAAGKIEAQCEESEAVRILRADNKRMREQLSLLQQETKALRTAFAERTSTALNEAQPAVGAPSLEDIRGLLSEWKESFERNMFLKLGGMVNDRLKEAEKRGFLAPEPIIRPPLAADKKKEAEKEAEPLVPKTGKSYAGAVAGATLMPPARPGPAPKATPGKKQPQQVMVQAQTPTGQPTEVPPPQEGEQGWAEVVKRGKKKRSKPSPSAQPAPTQTEAPKASAQPPKKIRFTPPKTSAVVVTLKPESKMDYRSVITKATTIDLSSIGVNHVSAVRGTATGARIIEIPGANSGAAADSLAEKLREIIGSEAEVKRPFKAAQIRVSGLNEGITPEALTEATARAGKCLPGQVRVGNIRMAPDMTASVIITCPVAAANALIDEGRLLVGWTAAKVRGLEALPMRCFRCMGIGHTRALCPSPVDRSELCHRCGKTGHMSAECGASEPWCAVCYAHKMVAKHIMGGPSCNPPRTRGKLAPANKGASVGAAMEH